A portion of the Salmo trutta chromosome 1, fSalTru1.1, whole genome shotgun sequence genome contains these proteins:
- the LOC115203642 gene encoding perforin-1, whose protein sequence is MSLLIVCLWAGLMLSLPRPSCQSCTIGSANECKEAEFAPGTNLAGEGYDITKMKRKGAFVIDMNVWKRKDKTCTLCENPYLEGKKQRLPLAVVDWRPNHQCSMKVSSKLHRSSESLVSSSSSSVENNWQVNLELEKGSTSGKFMLAGTNSKLAEYSMEKTKSDKFSFTSHSVSCRYYSYRVSGQPKLHQEFKTAVKNLPKIYQQENKQRYYKLIDNFGTHYITKVSLGGTVQSVTSIMQCQASLQGLSAEEVKMCLDVEASATVGDSNSLKTEFKHCQEDKSKTESKASFSSVFNDRFTEVKGGHTTEPELLFSAEKDPTSYKEWLGSLPRYPDIVSYSLESLHELLPTTNPARKHLRKAISDYILEKALWKNCSEPCQTGIKSDHRDSCVCSCHNNPGVSADCCPTRKGLARVVITVQRGANLWGDHTTATDGYVKVAFAGQTIGRTTVIYNNNNPSWAMSYDLGTVDLSTSKKLRFEVWDEDDKWNDDLLGECEKELTAGVKEDLCNLQHGQMFYKWEVVCAPSLGGSACMDYVPSPMNPHLEKVYVSRHSRLIPKDMLVSMGVLVDGPNLQGNKSLSTGNRECGRI, encoded by the exons ATGTCCTTATTGATAGTGTGCCTCTGGGCAGGGCTTATGTTGTCCCTTCCTCGTCCCAGTTGCCAATCATGCACCATCGGCTCAGCCAATGAGTGCAAAGAGGCAGAATTTGCTCCTGGAACCAACCTAGCAGGGGAAGGCTATGACATCACCAAAATGAAACGCAAAGGAGCCTTTGTCATTGACATGAACGTGTGGAAACGCAAAGACAAGACATGCACCCTCTGTGAGAATCCCTATCTGGAAGGGAAAAAACAGAGGCTTCCTTTGGCTGTGGTGGATTGGAGACCAAACCACCAGTGTAGTATGAAAGTGTCCAGTAAGCTCCATCGCTCCAGTGAGTCTCTCGTCAGCTCCAGTAGCTCTTCTGTGGAGAATAACTGGCAGGTCAATCTAGAGTTAGAGAAGGGATCAACAAGTGGGAAGTTTATGCTCGCTGGAACCAACTCCAAATTGGCTGAGTACTCCATGGAGAAAACCAAGAGTGACAAGTTCAGTTTCACAAGCCACAGTGTGTCCTGCAGGTATTACAG CTATCGAGTATCTGGCCAGCCCAAGTTACACCAAGAATTCAAGACAGCAGTGAAGAATCTCCCCAAAATATATCAACAAGAAAACAAACAACGTTATTACAAGCTTATTGATAACTTTGGCACGCATTACATTAccaag GTGAGCCTGGGTGGAACGGTGCAGTCTGTGACCAGTATCATGCAGTGCCAGGCCAGCCTGCAGGGTCTCAGTGCAGAGGAGGTGAAGATGTGTCTGGATGTGGAGGCGTCTGCCACTGTGGGTGACAGTAACAGCTTGAAGACTGAGTTCAAGCACTGTCAGGAGGATAAGTCTAAGACAGAGAGCAAGGCCAGCTTCTCCAGTGTCTTCAATGATAG GTTCACAGAGGTGAAAGGTGGCCATACCACAGAACCAGAGCTCCTCTTCTCTGCTGAAAAAGATCCCACCTCCTACAAGGAATGGCTGGGCTCCCTACCACGCTATCCGGACATCGTCTCCTATTCGCTGGAATCTCTCCATGAGTTGCTGCCCACCACCAACCCAGCTCGGAAGCACCTGCGCAAGGCCATCAGCGACTACATCCTGGAGAAGGCCTTGTGGAAGAACTGTTCTGAACCATGTCAAACTGGCATCAAAAGTGACCACAGAGACTCCTGTGTCTGCAGCTGCCACAACAACCCCGGGGTGAGCGCCGACTGCTGCCCCACCCGCAAGGGCCTGGCGCGGGTGGTCATCACTGTTCAGAGAGGGGCCAACCTGTGGGGAGACCACACCACTGCCACTGACGGCTACGTGAAGGTGGCTTTCGCAGGCCAGACAATCGGACGCACTACAGTtatctacaacaacaacaaccccagCTGGGCAATGAGCTATGACCTGGGAACCGTGGATCTGTCAACCAGTAAGAAGCTGAGATTTGAGGTGTGGGACGAGGACGACAAGTGGAACGACGACCTGTTAGGAGAATGTGAGAAGGAGCTGACAGCCGGGGTGAAGGAGGATCTCTGCAACCTCCAGCATGGCCAAATGTTCTACAAGTGGGAGGTGGTGTGTGCCCCCAGTCTAGGTGGCTCCGCCTGTATGGACTATGTGCCCTCCCCTATGAATCCCCACCTGGAGAAGGTTTATGTGTCTCGCCACTCCCGTCTCATTCCAAAGGACATGCTGGTGAGTATGGGAGTGTTGGTGGACGGACCCAATCTCCAAGGCAACAAGAGCCTCAGTACAGGGAACAGAGAGTGTGGTCGAATTTAG
- the paqr4a gene encoding progestin and adipoQ receptor family member 4 isoform X1, translating into MVSNKFLFAIILLYVYIGVQSLFYFFGGVVLTILVAMAFLNGPRLLDWANSPPHLQFNKYVLTGYRPISSVQDCIRSLFYMHNELGNIYTHGIPLLCFLFLIPLNFPWSQISVTWLGVVHFLACLSPQLGSVLYHLFMNHEGGEPVYHTLLTLDMCGICMINTLGALPIVYSTLLCYPFTRTVALLVYILLSSYAIYSAITARSSVRRLRSFAWQALFRFSFFLLRWVGVGGGSPTSLQHFLTMDALAVLGGIINISRIPERFRPGLFDYWCNSHQIMHVLVVGSILYLHWGVLDDLLWINSHHCPSD; encoded by the exons ATGGTGTCTAATAAATTTTTATTCGCAATAATTCTATTATATGTGTATATAGGTGTACAgtcattattttacttttttggCGGCGTCGTTTTAACTATTTTGGTTGCTATGGCATTTTTAAATGGACCCAGACTATTAGACTGGGCGAATTCACCTCCTCATCTTCAATTCAACAAATACGTCCTGACTGGATACCGACCAATATCTTCTGTCCAAGACTGTATAAGAAGCCTTTTTTACATGCACAACGAACTGGGAAACATATACACACATG GTATCCCTCTGCTCTGCTTCCTGTTCCTCATCCCGCTCAACTtcccctggtcccagatcagtgtGACATGGCTGGGTGTGGTCCACTTCCTGGCCTGCCTGTCCCCCCAGCTGGGCTCTGTGCTCTACCACCTATTCATGAACCACGAAGGAGGAGAGCCTGTCTACCACACCCTTCTCACCCTCGACATGTGCGGCATCTGCATGATCAACACGCTGG GAGCGCTGCCCATCGTCTACAGCACCCTGCTGTGCTACCCATTCACCCGCACAGTGGCTCTGCTCGTCTACATCCTGCTGTCCAGCTACGCTATCTACTCGGCCATCACGGCGCGGAGTAGCGTGCGGCGTCTGCGCTCCTTTGCCTGGCAGGCCCTGTTCCGCTTCTCCTTCTTCCTGCTGCGCTGGGTGGGCGTGGGCGGCGGCAGCCCCACCTCGCTGCAACACTTCCTCACCATGGACGCGCTGGCTGTACTGGGCGGGATCATCAACATCTCGCGCATCCCAGAGCGCTTCCGCCCGGGCCTCTTTGACTACTGGTGCAACAGCCACCAGATCATGCACGTGCTGGTGGTGGGCTCCATCCTCTACCTGCACTGGGGTGTGCTGGACGACCTGCTCTGGATCAACAGCCACCACTGTCCCTCAGACTGA
- the paqr4a gene encoding progestin and adipoQ receptor family member 4 isoform X2: MNHEGGEPVYHTLLTLDMCGICMINTLGALPIVYSTLLCYPFTRTVALLVYILLSSYAIYSAITARSSVRRLRSFAWQALFRFSFFLLRWVGVGGGSPTSLQHFLTMDALAVLGGIINISRIPERFRPGLFDYWCNSHQIMHVLVVGSILYLHWGVLDDLLWINSHHCPSD; encoded by the exons ATGAACCACGAAGGAGGAGAGCCTGTCTACCACACCCTTCTCACCCTCGACATGTGCGGCATCTGCATGATCAACACGCTGG GAGCGCTGCCCATCGTCTACAGCACCCTGCTGTGCTACCCATTCACCCGCACAGTGGCTCTGCTCGTCTACATCCTGCTGTCCAGCTACGCTATCTACTCGGCCATCACGGCGCGGAGTAGCGTGCGGCGTCTGCGCTCCTTTGCCTGGCAGGCCCTGTTCCGCTTCTCCTTCTTCCTGCTGCGCTGGGTGGGCGTGGGCGGCGGCAGCCCCACCTCGCTGCAACACTTCCTCACCATGGACGCGCTGGCTGTACTGGGCGGGATCATCAACATCTCGCGCATCCCAGAGCGCTTCCGCCCGGGCCTCTTTGACTACTGGTGCAACAGCCACCAGATCATGCACGTGCTGGTGGTGGGCTCCATCCTCTACCTGCACTGGGGTGTGCTGGACGACCTGCTCTGGATCAACAGCCACCACTGTCCCTCAGACTGA